From Woronichinia naegeliana WA131, the proteins below share one genomic window:
- a CDS encoding ISKra4 family transposase yields MKTLVGEVEISQKQARKLKVSPKIVLSPGLEKCCLRASAKTSYQQAEEDIEELMGIKVGHSSLHRLVERTELPLAQAQSESAGVSIDGGKICLRGEEKEGGQWRDYKLVSLHGNVCEAFFQDPEGLKNWSNVQPLSPIVTFLGDGHPGIWNAVESFATQSWLIRREVLDWYHLKENLFKVGGSLKRLEAVEHLLWRGFVNKAIDAFDGVKSKRAKNFQAYLTKHYQRIPDYQYYQQLGIVIGSGDVESKIKQVGARVKLSGARWHLHNVSRILRLRCAYLNHSPLLSVNVLS; encoded by the coding sequence ATCAAAACCCTAGTCGGAGAAGTGGAAATAAGCCAAAAACAAGCCAGAAAACTAAAGGTGTCGCCAAAAATCGTCTTAAGTCCAGGTTTAGAGAAATGCTGTCTAAGAGCCAGTGCGAAAACATCCTACCAACAAGCAGAAGAAGATATAGAGGAGTTGATGGGGATAAAAGTAGGACATAGCAGTTTACATCGCTTGGTAGAACGGACAGAACTGCCCTTAGCTCAAGCTCAGTCAGAGAGTGCGGGGGTCAGTATAGATGGGGGAAAGATTTGTCTGCGGGGCGAGGAGAAGGAAGGGGGACAGTGGCGAGATTATAAACTGGTGAGTCTTCATGGCAATGTCTGTGAAGCCTTTTTCCAAGACCCAGAGGGCTTAAAGAATTGGAGCAATGTTCAACCTTTGTCCCCAATAGTGACCTTTTTGGGAGATGGTCATCCCGGAATCTGGAATGCGGTAGAGAGTTTCGCCACTCAATCGTGGCTGATACGACGAGAGGTGTTGGATTGGTATCATCTCAAGGAGAATCTGTTCAAAGTGGGTGGCTCTCTCAAACGGCTAGAAGCAGTGGAGCATTTACTGTGGCGGGGTTTTGTGAACAAGGCAATAGATGCGTTTGATGGAGTCAAAAGCAAGAGGGCAAAGAATTTTCAAGCCTATTTGACGAAGCATTATCAGCGTATCCCTGATTACCAATACTATCAACAGCTTGGTATTGTGATTGGTTCTGGTGATGTGGAGTCTAAGATTAAACAGGTGGGAGCTAGGGTTAAATTGTCGGGAGCACGTTGGCATCTTCATAATGTTTCTCGTATTCTTCGGCTACGATGTGCTTATCTCAATCACTCTCCTCTTTTGAGTGTCAATGTATTATCTTAA
- a CDS encoding transposase family protein: MKLRPKYRLVEHFAEIDDPRIERTKRHKLIDILEIAIK; the protein is encoded by the coding sequence ATGAAACTCCGACCCAAATATAGACTGGTAGAACACTTTGCCGAAATAGATGACCCTCGCATCGAACGAACAAAACGGCATAAACTCATTGATATTCTAGAGATAGCCATAAAATAA
- a CDS encoding IS1 family transposase has product MANIFALLFFVLNQLTVEQQLAEKYCPSKTNFKQPCPSCGSYHTIKNGSAHNGKPKNLCKDCGRQFVINSSQKRVSEQTKQLIDRLLLERISLRGIERVTGVSWSWLQNYVNDKFAAVPRQISVSEKARGKLTIECDELWSFVFSKENKFYVWLAIDRTTRDIVGCYIGDRSRASAKKLWASLPAVYRQCAVAYTDFWVSYEKVIPSKRHRAVGKETGQTNHVERLNNTFRQRISRLVRKSLSFSKNVENHIGAIWYFIHDYNAQLAKA; this is encoded by the coding sequence ATGGCTAACATTTTTGCGCTATTATTTTTTGTCTTAAATCAATTGACAGTAGAACAGCAATTGGCAGAGAAATATTGTCCCTCAAAGACTAATTTTAAACAGCCTTGCCCAAGTTGTGGCTCTTATCACACTATTAAGAATGGTTCCGCCCATAATGGTAAGCCCAAAAATCTATGTAAAGACTGTGGTCGCCAGTTTGTTATTAACTCTAGTCAGAAGAGAGTTTCAGAACAGACAAAACAATTAATTGATAGGCTCCTATTAGAGCGAATTTCTCTACGGGGAATTGAAAGAGTCACAGGAGTAAGTTGGTCATGGTTACAGAATTATGTTAATGATAAATTTGCTGCGGTACCTCGTCAGATAAGCGTTTCAGAAAAAGCGCGAGGAAAATTGACTATCGAATGTGATGAGCTTTGGTCATTTGTTTTCTCCAAAGAAAATAAGTTTTATGTCTGGTTAGCTATAGACAGAACAACAAGAGACATTGTTGGTTGTTATATTGGGGACAGAAGCCGTGCATCAGCCAAAAAACTTTGGGCAAGTTTGCCTGCTGTTTACCGACAATGTGCCGTTGCTTACACGGATTTTTGGGTATCTTATGAGAAAGTTATTCCCAGTAAACGTCATCGAGCAGTCGGTAAAGAGACGGGACAAACTAATCATGTTGAAAGATTAAATAATACCTTTCGACAAAGAATCTCTCGACTGGTGCGAAAAAGCCTCTCTTTTTCCAAAAATGTGGAAAATCATATTGGGGCAATTTGGTACTTTATACACGACTACAATGCCCAATTAGCAAAGGCTTAA
- a CDS encoding IS1 family transposase gives MSILKKSSMEILNDVGLCQEKEDALFKKNCPHCYSENVKIHSHYQTKGNGERKMFICQECSSCFAETYDSVIAGLETPLSEIVKVLKARMEGIGLNAAARVFGYAKTTILNWEKKLSGLQETLFLYALVNEFVKLVIEGDELYTKVGKNKEASASEGWTIVLMDRASRFIWHLKCGRKEQKLFLEAMMTVAELFERSAESLQLFTDGEKRYSQLLFDICHEVLRTGKRGRPTKVLPKGLVVRLKNKSSKRRDSAGKLEKVETPKPEHPETTEKPEEKDVHANHVEAFNSAIRRYLAAFRRRTNTYAKSVVGLQRVLDIFWMVHNFVRSHFTTREVPAVALGIIEKGLTWEDLLQIRLIF, from the coding sequence ATGTCAATATTAAAGAAAAGCTCTATGGAAATCCTGAATGATGTTGGCTTGTGCCAAGAGAAAGAGGATGCCTTATTCAAGAAAAACTGTCCTCATTGCTATAGTGAAAACGTAAAAATACATTCTCATTATCAAACGAAAGGTAACGGGGAACGTAAAATGTTCATTTGTCAAGAATGTAGTTCTTGTTTTGCTGAGACTTATGATAGCGTAATCGCTGGCTTAGAAACCCCATTAAGTGAAATTGTAAAAGTATTAAAAGCCAGAATGGAAGGAATAGGATTAAATGCAGCAGCCCGAGTATTCGGCTACGCGAAAACAACAATATTGAATTGGGAAAAGAAATTATCAGGATTACAAGAGACATTATTTTTATACGCCTTAGTGAATGAATTTGTTAAATTAGTAATAGAAGGGGATGAACTATACACAAAAGTTGGAAAAAATAAAGAAGCAAGTGCCTCTGAGGGGTGGACAATCGTGCTCATGGACAGGGCTAGCCGCTTTATTTGGCATTTAAAATGTGGTCGAAAAGAGCAGAAATTATTTCTAGAAGCAATGATGACGGTAGCGGAATTATTTGAAAGGAGTGCAGAATCTCTCCAGTTATTTACAGATGGAGAAAAGCGATATAGTCAACTGCTATTTGATATTTGTCACGAAGTATTAAGGACTGGAAAGCGAGGTCGTCCCACCAAAGTATTACCGAAGGGTCTTGTGGTAAGACTAAAAAATAAGAGTAGTAAACGTCGAGATTCTGCGGGTAAATTAGAGAAAGTAGAAACTCCGAAACCAGAACATCCAGAGACAACAGAAAAACCAGAAGAAAAGGACGTCCATGCCAACCACGTTGAGGCATTTAATAGTGCTATCCGACGCTATTTAGCCGCCTTTCGTCGTCGTACAAATACTTATGCTAAATCTGTTGTGGGATTACAGCGAGTCCTAGATATTTTCTGGATGGTTCATAACTTTGTTCGCAGCCATTTTACTACTAGAGAAGTTCCTGCTGTAGCTCTCGGTATAATTGAAAAAGGGTTAACTTGGGAGGACTTACTCCAAATTCGCCTGATTTTTTGA
- a CDS encoding ISAs1 family transposase, whose protein sequence is MAKGFGARVLTPQQEKEVKIIKRSILKHFQCLKEPRTGRRQDHNLTAIVTIGILAVLSGADGFVAIEAYGKAKREWLEMFLELPKGIPSHDTFGRVFGMLETEELEKSFLSWISSLTEKMDIELIQIDGKTKRGSYDREKGLNALHSISAWSSERGLMLAQKKVDSKSNEIKAVPLLLKLLNIKGAVVTLDAMGTQTEIAKQIKQGEGDYVLALKGNQGKLNKQVRDWFKQAVAQNWQGIEYSYHEKTEKGHYRLETRQVWTVSINQLSALHRQNQWVGLYFKRS, encoded by the coding sequence ATGGCAAAAGGCTTCGGCGCAAGAGTTCTAACCCCACAACAAGAAAAAGAAGTCAAAATTATCAAAAGAAGCATACTGAAACATTTTCAGTGCCTAAAAGAACCGAGAACAGGGAGAAGGCAAGACCATAACTTAACAGCAATTGTCACCATAGGAATATTGGCAGTATTGTCAGGGGCAGATGGCTTCGTAGCAATTGAAGCCTATGGCAAAGCCAAACGAGAATGGCTAGAAATGTTTCTAGAGTTACCAAAGGGAATTCCCTCTCACGATACCTTTGGAAGAGTATTTGGAATGTTGGAAACAGAAGAACTAGAAAAAAGTTTTCTGAGCTGGATAAGCAGTCTAACGGAGAAAATGGACATAGAGCTGATACAGATAGATGGAAAAACGAAAAGAGGTTCTTATGATAGGGAAAAAGGACTAAATGCGTTACACAGCATAAGTGCGTGGAGTAGTGAGCGGGGACTGATGTTAGCGCAAAAGAAAGTAGATAGTAAATCTAATGAAATAAAAGCAGTCCCCTTGTTACTGAAGTTACTTAACATCAAGGGGGCAGTAGTAACCCTAGATGCAATGGGAACGCAGACAGAAATCGCAAAACAAATAAAGCAAGGTGAAGGTGACTATGTATTGGCTCTCAAAGGAAATCAGGGCAAACTTAATAAACAAGTTAGGGATTGGTTTAAACAAGCGGTCGCTCAGAACTGGCAAGGAATTGAATACAGTTATCATGAGAAGACAGAAAAAGGACATTACCGTTTAGAAACTCGTCAAGTCTGGACAGTGTCAATCAATCAGCTTTCCGCATTGCATCGCCAAAATCAGTGGGTCGGTTTATACTTCAAACGTTCATAA
- a CDS encoding IS630 family transposase translates to MLTLNFLDQKTKKELQKALKTEEHAVTRERILIMLLRNEGKTYDEISGLLGCCKRQVWYWCNNGNPKEIESLRDKRKKGNHRKVTEEYIEKLTEIIIKEPEEFGYEFGRWTVARLSTHMEKETGILLGNTQLRNMLKKKRFVYIWAKYSLEDKQDEQKREEFRKKVEEYKKLLKEKPESIQIWFWDESGFSLRVIRRKHWTKKGKRKKVRGDRRKGRVNVMGGIRYTDKKRWVDLIPTGNSQNFKSVLLKFYKDIQREWIEQGNKKEDFEKNGPKIVIILDNASFHKKQEILDESTEEMPNIILEFLPPYSPDYNLMELVWHSAKEYIANKLFKSIEELESLIHKLLNEGGLTICWGRKIKNKGSSIIAS, encoded by the coding sequence ATGCTGACGTTAAACTTCTTAGACCAAAAGACCAAGAAAGAGCTACAAAAAGCCCTTAAAACGGAAGAGCACGCAGTTACAAGAGAGAGAATATTGATTATGTTACTGAGAAATGAAGGAAAAACGTATGATGAAATATCAGGATTATTAGGATGTTGTAAACGACAAGTGTGGTACTGGTGCAATAATGGAAATCCGAAAGAGATAGAAAGCTTAAGAGACAAAAGAAAAAAAGGAAATCACAGGAAAGTAACAGAAGAATACATAGAGAAATTGACGGAGATAATAATCAAAGAGCCTGAAGAGTTTGGATATGAATTTGGACGTTGGACAGTAGCAAGACTATCAACTCATATGGAAAAAGAAACGGGTATATTGTTAGGAAATACACAACTTAGAAATATGCTTAAAAAAAAGCGATTTGTCTACATCTGGGCAAAATATAGTCTAGAAGATAAACAAGATGAGCAAAAAAGAGAGGAATTTAGAAAGAAAGTTGAAGAGTACAAGAAGCTTTTGAAAGAAAAGCCAGAATCAATCCAGATATGGTTTTGGGATGAAAGTGGCTTCAGCTTAAGAGTAATACGGAGAAAACATTGGACAAAAAAAGGAAAGCGTAAAAAAGTGAGGGGAGATAGAAGAAAAGGAAGAGTCAATGTAATGGGTGGTATTAGATATACTGACAAAAAACGGTGGGTTGATTTGATTCCCACTGGTAACTCTCAGAACTTCAAGAGTGTATTATTAAAATTTTACAAAGACATACAAAGAGAATGGATAGAACAAGGAAATAAAAAAGAAGACTTTGAAAAGAATGGTCCGAAGATTGTGATTATTTTAGATAATGCGAGCTTCCACAAAAAGCAAGAAATTCTAGACGAGAGCACGGAAGAAATGCCAAACATTATTTTGGAGTTTTTACCCCCCTATAGTCCCGATTATAATTTAATGGAATTGGTATGGCATTCAGCCAAAGAATATATTGCAAATAAATTATTCAAATCAATTGAAGAATTAGAATCTCTCATCCATAAACTTCTTAATGAAGGTGGATTGACAATATGTTGGGGACGTAAAATCAAAAACAAGGGCTCAAGTATTATTGCAAGTTAA
- a CDS encoding IS630 family transposase, producing the protein MIKLEFTEEDKRLLSYGRFNHPHPRVQLKMEVLWLKSQGLSHQKIAQFAGVSVNTVTSYIRDYQEGGIEKLKEIKFNRPKSELTEHQGTIEAYFESNPPATINEAVKRIEELTGIKRSPTQVRKFLKSIGMRCLKVGTIPSKADVEAQDSYREKELEPRLEEAKAGKRAVFFVDASHFVMGAFVNFIWCFKRIFIKSPSGRKRFNVLGALNAITHEVIMVTNSSYITGTQVCELLEKIAELGLLIPITLVLDNARYQKCRIVQELAESLGIELLYLPPYSPNLNLIERLWKFVKKKCLYAKYYEDFTQFSAAISGCLEDANVKYKEELDSLLTLRFQRFDKSQIMNV; encoded by the coding sequence ATGATTAAGTTAGAATTTACAGAAGAAGACAAAAGACTGTTGTCTTACGGTCGGTTTAATCACCCGCATCCTAGAGTGCAGCTAAAGATGGAAGTTTTATGGCTAAAAAGTCAGGGATTGTCTCATCAAAAAATTGCTCAATTCGCAGGAGTTTCAGTAAATACGGTGACAAGCTATATCCGTGATTATCAAGAGGGCGGGATAGAAAAACTAAAAGAAATAAAATTTAATCGCCCGAAAAGCGAGTTAACAGAGCATCAAGGGACAATTGAGGCATATTTTGAGTCAAATCCACCAGCAACAATAAATGAAGCAGTAAAAAGAATAGAAGAATTAACAGGAATAAAAAGAAGTCCGACGCAAGTCAGAAAATTTTTAAAGTCAATAGGAATGAGGTGTCTAAAGGTGGGAACAATTCCATCAAAAGCAGATGTAGAAGCTCAGGATAGCTATAGAGAAAAAGAGCTAGAACCAAGGCTAGAAGAGGCAAAAGCAGGAAAAAGGGCAGTTTTCTTTGTAGATGCCTCTCATTTTGTAATGGGAGCATTTGTAAATTTTATATGGTGCTTCAAGAGGATTTTTATTAAGTCACCATCAGGGAGAAAACGTTTTAATGTGTTAGGAGCATTAAATGCAATTACCCATGAAGTAATTATGGTAACGAACAGTTCTTATATTACGGGAACTCAGGTTTGTGAACTCCTAGAAAAGATAGCAGAATTAGGACTATTAATACCGATTACGTTGGTATTAGACAATGCTCGTTATCAAAAATGCCGAATTGTACAGGAGTTGGCAGAATCATTAGGAATAGAGTTACTGTACTTACCTCCTTATTCTCCTAACTTGAATTTAATTGAAAGACTGTGGAAGTTTGTGAAGAAGAAGTGTTTATACGCAAAATATTATGAAGATTTTACGCAGTTTTCTGCAGCAATTTCAGGATGTCTTGAGGATGCTAACGTAAAATATAAGGAGGAGCTTGATTCTCTGCTCACCTTACGATTTCAACGCTTTGATAAATCTCAGATTATGAACGTTTGA